One Petrotoga miotherma DSM 10691 DNA segment encodes these proteins:
- a CDS encoding carbohydrate ABC transporter permease, producing the protein MRKSTREKANYIFVELGLIIVSFFMFLPFILAISMSFMEPTEIFSYPPKFFPSSINFKNYIAAMDLVPMGRMMFNSLLVASFTTLGKLITGTLAAYAFSSFRFKGKNILFSTLFVTLFLPAETVMILPLFMLMSNLGWVNTYWALIIPFTASATNTFLFRQHFMTIPRSLEDAAKIDGASAMQYFFKVLIPLSGPMIAGAAIINFVYAWNMYLWPLIVTMQDNMRTVQVGVKMMISGESSNNWGVIMAGTLLVALPTLIIFFLLQDLFVKSLVNSGLKE; encoded by the coding sequence ATGAGGAAATCTACCAGAGAAAAAGCGAATTATATTTTTGTGGAATTAGGGTTAATAATTGTATCATTTTTCATGTTTTTACCTTTTATACTGGCAATTTCCATGAGTTTTATGGAACCAACGGAGATTTTTTCTTATCCACCTAAGTTTTTTCCTTCAAGTATCAATTTTAAAAATTACATAGCGGCGATGGACCTCGTTCCAATGGGCAGAATGATGTTTAATTCTTTGCTTGTGGCATCATTTACAACATTAGGAAAGTTAATAACAGGAACATTGGCTGCTTATGCCTTTTCTTCTTTTCGATTTAAAGGAAAGAACATATTGTTTTCCACCCTCTTTGTAACTTTATTTTTGCCTGCTGAAACTGTAATGATTTTACCTTTGTTTATGCTGATGTCAAATCTTGGTTGGGTTAACACTTACTGGGCATTGATAATACCTTTTACCGCGTCTGCCACCAACACCTTTCTATTTAGGCAACATTTTATGACAATCCCTCGCTCTTTAGAGGATGCAGCAAAAATAGATGGTGCTTCAGCTATGCAATATTTTTTCAAGGTGCTTATACCCTTATCTGGACCAATGATCGCTGGAGCGGCTATTATTAATTTTGTTTATGCATGGAATATGTATCTTTGGCCTTTGATAGTTACCATGCAAGACAACATGAGGACGGTGCAGGTTGGTGTGAAAATGATGATCTCAGGAGAGTCCAGTAATAATTGGGGTGTAATAATGGCAGGGACATTGTTGGTTGCTTTACCTACCCTCATAATATTTTTTCTACTTCAAGATTTGTTTGTAAAAAGTCTGGTAAATAGCGGGCTTAAGGAATAA
- a CDS encoding alpha-mannosidase: MLENITKKKLENGLREVKKLQTLSILEIPQMEYFEDKERRFKPEFNGSIDWKNIENEEKWGGYDKVFWFKKNIELPENIGEERLFLRVSLEKDGDLDVIPDYPESLLFVNGQFVQGIDKYHKEALISPKIVQGYALSIYLRSWTGLRGELNYIFSGLELYKIEKYSQKYYFLAKNILDTIDQLGENDIVRVKLLNILNKSYKRINFTKPRSKEYYESIKDSYNFLQEELKKLNNFKMDSPKVVLTGHSHIDMAWLWTVLHTREKAQRTFSTVLNLMQEYPEYIFMHSSPALYKFLKNDYPELYEKVKGKIKEGRWEATGGMWIESDSNISPGEFLIRQILFGKRFLKEEFGIDSKVVWLPDAFGYTYALPQIIKKSGMKYFATTKISWNEINKFPYDTFWWKGIDGTKILSHFITTPDKNNYFYTYNGMVEPFTIRGIWDNYKQKDINDELLLVFGWGDGGGGPTYEMLENYEAIKEIPGLPQVDMGRVEDYFAKLEERIRDKNVPVWDDELYFELHRGTYTSQAFVKRENRKSEVLYHNAELLNSMAMNLLKDFDYPKNSLIEGWELLLLNQFHDILPGSSIREVYEDARKDFEKIKGIANKEVERAISVISKEIKSEEDSLVLFNTTAFERDEILELENGKKTLVRGIPSFGYKSITVSNLEQKQIDEKMIVKEDYIENRYYIIEFNKKGQIMRLYDKENKREVLEEGKLGNVLQAFEDKPYFFDAWDISPYFNEKMKEVTDLIEAKVEEVNPLKGVLKFSWRFYDSTIKQRVIVYNHTRRIDFDTHVDWKERQVLLKTAFPVNIRSTKATYNIQFGNIERSTTNNTSWDIAKFEVPAQKWADLSETNYGVSLLNDCKHGYDIKENVMRLTLLRSPIEPDETADRTEHIFIYSLLPHAGTWRDSQVIQESYKLNYPVIVKKLEKNEDGSLPDNFSFIKISDPDVVIETIKKAEDDDSVLVRLFEDKGSRKSEVEIEFFRSIKKAVECNLIEQEEKELAFKDNKIVFNITPYEIKTFKVWI; the protein is encoded by the coding sequence ATGTTAGAAAACATAACCAAAAAAAAGTTAGAAAATGGATTAAGAGAAGTTAAAAAATTACAAACGCTTAGTATTCTCGAAATTCCACAAATGGAATACTTTGAAGACAAAGAAAGAAGATTTAAGCCTGAATTCAACGGTTCAATAGACTGGAAAAATATAGAAAATGAGGAAAAGTGGGGAGGATACGATAAGGTATTTTGGTTTAAAAAAAATATTGAGTTACCTGAGAATATTGGTGAAGAAAGGCTTTTTTTGAGGGTTTCTTTGGAAAAAGATGGTGATTTAGACGTTATTCCTGACTATCCTGAATCTTTACTCTTTGTAAATGGTCAATTCGTTCAAGGCATAGACAAATACCATAAAGAGGCCCTAATATCTCCAAAGATTGTACAAGGATATGCATTGAGCATATACTTAAGGTCATGGACTGGCTTGAGAGGGGAATTAAATTATATTTTTTCAGGTTTGGAACTTTACAAAATAGAAAAATATTCACAAAAGTACTATTTCCTAGCAAAGAATATTCTTGACACAATCGATCAACTCGGTGAAAATGATATTGTGAGAGTAAAATTGCTCAATATTTTAAACAAGTCTTACAAAAGAATAAATTTTACAAAACCTCGATCCAAAGAATATTATGAATCAATAAAAGACAGTTATAATTTTTTGCAAGAAGAATTGAAAAAACTGAACAATTTTAAAATGGATTCTCCAAAAGTTGTTTTGACAGGCCATTCTCATATAGATATGGCATGGCTTTGGACAGTTTTACACACAAGAGAAAAAGCACAAAGAACCTTTTCGACGGTTCTCAATCTAATGCAAGAGTATCCAGAATATATATTTATGCACTCTTCTCCGGCATTGTACAAGTTCCTAAAAAATGATTACCCTGAGTTGTATGAAAAAGTAAAGGGAAAAATTAAAGAAGGTAGATGGGAAGCAACTGGTGGTATGTGGATAGAATCTGATTCCAATATTTCTCCAGGTGAGTTTTTGATAAGACAGATACTATTTGGGAAAAGGTTCTTAAAAGAAGAGTTTGGAATTGATTCTAAAGTTGTATGGTTGCCGGACGCATTCGGTTACACATACGCCCTTCCTCAGATAATAAAGAAAAGTGGAATGAAGTACTTCGCTACAACCAAAATAAGCTGGAATGAGATCAACAAATTCCCGTACGATACTTTTTGGTGGAAAGGCATCGATGGGACAAAAATCCTTTCCCATTTTATTACGACTCCAGATAAGAACAATTATTTTTATACCTACAACGGCATGGTGGAACCTTTCACGATAAGGGGGATATGGGATAACTACAAACAAAAAGATATAAACGATGAATTACTTCTTGTCTTCGGTTGGGGAGATGGGGGAGGAGGCCCAACATATGAAATGTTAGAAAATTATGAAGCAATAAAAGAAATCCCAGGTTTACCCCAAGTGGATATGGGAAGAGTAGAAGACTATTTTGCGAAATTGGAAGAAAGAATAAGAGATAAAAATGTCCCAGTTTGGGATGATGAGCTGTACTTCGAATTACATCGAGGTACTTATACTTCACAAGCTTTTGTGAAAAGGGAAAACAGAAAATCAGAAGTATTGTACCATAACGCAGAGTTATTAAATTCTATGGCCATGAATTTATTAAAAGATTTTGACTATCCTAAAAATTCGTTGATCGAAGGTTGGGAACTGTTATTATTAAACCAATTCCACGATATTTTACCAGGTTCCTCAATAAGAGAAGTTTATGAAGACGCAAGAAAGGATTTTGAAAAGATAAAAGGGATAGCCAACAAAGAGGTTGAAAGAGCTATTTCTGTGATTTCAAAGGAAATAAAAAGCGAAGAAGACAGTTTAGTACTATTCAACACCACCGCCTTCGAAAGGGACGAGATTTTAGAGCTAGAAAACGGTAAAAAAACGTTGGTTAGAGGAATCCCCTCTTTTGGCTATAAAAGTATTACGGTATCTAATTTGGAGCAGAAGCAAATTGATGAAAAAATGATTGTAAAAGAAGATTACATTGAAAACAGATACTATATAATTGAATTCAACAAAAAAGGGCAGATTATGAGGTTATACGATAAAGAAAATAAAAGGGAAGTATTGGAAGAAGGAAAATTGGGAAATGTACTACAAGCCTTCGAAGATAAACCTTACTTTTTTGATGCATGGGACATTTCCCCTTATTTCAACGAAAAGATGAAAGAAGTTACAGATTTAATCGAAGCAAAAGTGGAGGAAGTAAATCCTTTAAAGGGCGTTTTAAAATTCTCGTGGAGGTTTTATGACTCAACTATCAAACAAAGAGTCATCGTATACAACCACACAAGAAGGATCGATTTTGATACGCACGTTGATTGGAAAGAAAGACAAGTTTTACTAAAAACAGCTTTTCCTGTTAATATAAGGAGCACAAAAGCCACCTACAACATACAATTTGGGAACATAGAAAGAAGTACGACCAACAACACCAGTTGGGATATAGCAAAGTTTGAAGTCCCTGCACAGAAGTGGGCGGATCTTTCAGAAACAAATTACGGAGTTTCACTATTAAACGATTGTAAACATGGATACGATATAAAAGAAAACGTTATGAGACTCACTCTTCTCAGATCACCAATCGAACCCGATGAAACCGCTGATAGAACAGAACATATATTCATTTACTCTCTTTTACCACACGCTGGAACATGGAGAGATTCACAAGTAATACAAGAATCATACAAATTGAACTACCCTGTCATAGTTAAAAAGCTAGAAAAAAACGAAGACGGAAGTCTTCCTGATAATTTTTCTTTTATAAAGATTAGCGATCCCGATGTGGTAATTGAAACCATTAAAAAAGCAGAAGATGATGACTCTGTACTTGTTAGACTTTTTGAAGATAAAGGAAGCAGAAAAAGTGAAGTGGAAATAGAATTTTTTAGAAGTATAAAAAAAGCGGTTGAATGTAATTTAATTGAACAAGAGGAAAAAGAACTTGCCTTTAAAGATAATAAAATCGTATTCAATATAACTCCTTACGAAATAAAAACCTTTAAAGTGTGGATTTAA
- a CDS encoding diacylglycerol/lipid kinase family protein, whose protein sequence is MEEVKILFIVNPAAGGGKALKVWTKNIYPILEKKKIEFDYLFTKKPYDGFNLALEGIKKGYKKIVSVGGDGTVNEIVNAIMLQDIIDPIEISVGSIGSGSGNDWGKSVGIPTNFEEAVINLQKDNFILQDVGKVSYIQKGVEKTRYFVNVAGMGFDAEVTYRANKSKKRLFGKLSYSLILFSVLFSFEDPYVEIKIDGKKVYENQALTLNVGICRYSGGGMMLTPKAKYDDGLFDITVVDKISVGTILANLRKIYDGSFINHQAVKTFRGKSIEITSKEKLYLEADGESLGHSPLYFEIFPQRLKVLSG, encoded by the coding sequence GTGGAAGAAGTTAAAATACTATTCATAGTTAATCCTGCGGCAGGTGGTGGTAAAGCCCTAAAAGTATGGACAAAAAATATCTATCCTATTTTGGAAAAGAAAAAGATAGAATTTGATTATCTATTCACCAAAAAACCTTACGATGGTTTTAATTTGGCACTGGAAGGGATCAAAAAAGGGTATAAAAAAATAGTTTCTGTGGGTGGAGATGGAACGGTAAACGAAATTGTTAACGCAATAATGTTGCAGGATATTATCGATCCAATCGAAATATCAGTTGGTTCTATCGGATCTGGCTCTGGTAACGATTGGGGAAAAAGCGTCGGTATACCTACTAATTTTGAAGAGGCGGTAATTAATTTACAGAAAGACAATTTTATATTACAAGATGTTGGTAAGGTTAGTTATATTCAAAAAGGTGTTGAAAAAACAAGATATTTTGTGAATGTTGCAGGAATGGGGTTTGACGCAGAAGTCACCTATAGGGCAAATAAAAGTAAAAAAAGATTGTTTGGCAAGCTTTCCTATTCTTTGATTTTGTTCAGCGTTTTATTCTCATTCGAGGATCCCTATGTTGAAATCAAAATTGATGGAAAAAAGGTGTATGAGAATCAGGCTTTAACCTTGAATGTTGGGATTTGTAGATACAGTGGAGGAGGAATGATGTTAACACCTAAGGCAAAATACGACGATGGACTTTTCGATATAACTGTGGTTGATAAGATATCTGTTGGTACAATTTTAGCAAATCTAAGAAAAATATATGATGGCTCATTTATAAATCATCAAGCTGTGAAAACCTTTAGAGGAAAATCTATAGAAATTACGTCCAAAGAAAAGCTGTATTTAGAGGCAGATGGTGAATCTTTAGGCCACTCTCCTTTGTATTTTGAAATTTTCCCGCAAAGACTAAAGGTTTTAAGTGGTTGA
- a CDS encoding aldo/keto reductase has translation MKYINLGASGLKVSEVSLGTMTFGREANEEESVKILNYYLKNGGNFIDTANVYAEGRSEEILGRALKGIRDEIVLATKAFFPTSEGPNNRGASRENILKAVEDSMKRLQTNYIDLYQIHCWDDFTPIEETMSALDYLVKKGYVRYIGISNYSGWQIEKALRTSEVYGYEKIISVQMQYSLVVRDIEMEVVPVCQSEGLSIMAWGPLGGGFLSGKYKAGEKPKEGRIAKASNDWEEAWNKRATEKNFKILGKLEEISKNRNKTVPQVALNWIISQNIIPILGARTLEQIKDNMGAAGWNLTQQELNELNEVSKLEEKYPYRFIRSANER, from the coding sequence ATGAAATATATAAATTTAGGGGCTAGCGGTTTAAAAGTTTCTGAGGTATCTCTGGGAACTATGACGTTTGGAAGGGAAGCAAACGAAGAAGAATCTGTTAAGATTTTAAATTATTATTTAAAAAATGGAGGAAATTTCATAGACACTGCAAATGTATATGCAGAGGGAAGATCGGAGGAAATACTTGGGCGAGCGCTTAAAGGAATCAGGGATGAAATTGTTCTAGCAACAAAAGCTTTCTTCCCAACTAGTGAAGGTCCTAATAACAGAGGAGCTTCAAGGGAAAATATATTAAAAGCTGTTGAAGATAGTATGAAAAGGCTCCAAACAAACTATATAGACCTTTATCAAATACATTGTTGGGATGATTTCACACCGATCGAAGAAACAATGTCTGCTTTGGACTATCTAGTAAAAAAAGGATATGTTAGATATATAGGCATATCTAATTATTCAGGATGGCAAATAGAAAAAGCTCTTAGAACGTCCGAAGTTTACGGATATGAGAAAATAATTTCTGTGCAGATGCAATATAGCTTAGTTGTCAGAGATATCGAGATGGAAGTTGTACCGGTTTGCCAATCAGAGGGGTTAAGTATAATGGCTTGGGGGCCTTTAGGAGGGGGCTTCTTGAGTGGAAAATACAAAGCCGGAGAAAAACCAAAAGAAGGAAGGATCGCTAAAGCCAGCAATGATTGGGAAGAAGCTTGGAATAAAAGAGCAACAGAAAAAAACTTTAAAATACTGGGTAAGTTAGAGGAAATATCTAAAAATCGTAACAAAACAGTTCCTCAAGTGGCATTAAATTGGATTATTTCACAAAATATCATTCCTATCCTCGGGGCAAGGACTTTAGAACAAATAAAAGATAATATGGGAGCTGCAGGTTGGAATTTAACTCAACAAGAGTTAAACGAACTGAATGAAGTTAGCAAGTTGGAAGAAAAATATCCATATAGATTTATAAGATCTGCAAATGAAAGATAG
- a CDS encoding metal-sensing transcriptional repressor, with protein MKHEKALRKLKTARGQIDAAIKMIEEERYCIDISKQLLATISLLKNAHSEILKKHIETCVKDATSSKDPEEINIKLEELEEVFDYLKKT; from the coding sequence ATGAAACACGAAAAGGCTCTTAGAAAACTTAAAACAGCACGCGGACAGATTGATGCAGCCATAAAAATGATTGAAGAAGAGAGATACTGTATCGACATATCTAAGCAATTGTTAGCCACAATTTCTCTTTTAAAAAATGCTCACTCTGAAATATTGAAAAAACACATAGAAACATGTGTGAAAGATGCAACGTCTTCTAAAGATCCCGAAGAAATCAATATAAAATTAGAAGAACTTGAAGAGGTTTTCGATTATCTCAAAAAAACGTAG
- a CDS encoding heavy-metal-associated domain-containing protein → MKYVFDVPDMSCEHCKMNIEKQLKSSGIVQNFNVDLENKKVEVETFQEPEKIENLLNEIGYPPKLVRQE, encoded by the coding sequence ATGAAATACGTATTTGATGTTCCAGATATGTCTTGTGAACATTGCAAGATGAACATAGAAAAGCAATTGAAGTCTTCGGGCATTGTGCAAAATTTCAACGTTGATTTAGAAAACAAAAAAGTAGAAGTTGAAACATTTCAAGAACCAGAAAAAATAGAAAACTTATTGAATGAAATAGGTTATCCTCCAAAATTGGTAAGACAGGAATAA
- a CDS encoding carbohydrate ABC transporter permease has protein sequence MKWGKYTPYLLLAPTLIIIALFIYWPAINSFLMSFYKISPFGDKRIFAGVDNYIKLFENEAYWEALKVTFIYIVTTVIIVVILGYLIAQLLDNKVFGVRIYRTLIFVPYVISFTIGGALWTFMLNPVAGHVNYILSRITGESINWLNQVPYALISIIVSSVWKMLPFSIIFYLAGLQSISESIIESSLIDGANVWQRMWKIKFPMLSPITFYLVIMNITNGMFQSFGIIDIMTRGGPLGSTTTLIYKLYQDAFFFQKTSLAAAESVVLFIIMSFITFLYFRFGEKRVHYQ, from the coding sequence ATGAAGTGGGGAAAATACACACCTTATCTTTTGCTTGCACCTACACTAATAATTATTGCCCTTTTTATATATTGGCCAGCAATTAACTCCTTTCTAATGAGTTTTTACAAAATATCACCTTTTGGCGATAAGAGGATATTTGCTGGTGTTGACAACTACATTAAGCTTTTTGAAAATGAGGCATATTGGGAAGCTTTAAAGGTTACATTTATATATATAGTTACAACGGTAATAATAGTCGTTATTTTAGGTTACCTTATTGCACAATTACTAGATAATAAGGTCTTTGGGGTAAGAATTTATAGAACTTTAATTTTTGTTCCTTATGTTATTTCCTTTACAATCGGAGGAGCATTGTGGACCTTTATGTTGAACCCAGTAGCAGGGCATGTGAATTATATTTTGTCAAGAATTACAGGAGAAAGTATTAATTGGTTAAATCAAGTGCCATATGCCTTAATTTCAATTATAGTTTCCAGTGTTTGGAAGATGCTGCCTTTTTCGATTATATTTTATCTTGCGGGGTTACAGTCCATATCGGAATCAATAATAGAGAGTTCTCTTATTGATGGAGCGAACGTGTGGCAAAGGATGTGGAAAATAAAATTTCCTATGCTTTCTCCCATTACATTTTACTTAGTTATCATGAATATTACCAATGGAATGTTTCAATCTTTTGGGATCATTGACATTATGACAAGAGGAGGCCCTTTAGGAAGCACCACAACCTTAATTTACAAACTATATCAAGACGCGTTCTTTTTCCAAAAAACAAGTTTAGCAGCTGCAGAAAGTGTTGTTCTATTTATTATTATGTCATTTATCACCTTTCTTTATTTCAGATTCGGTGAGAAAAGGGTTCATTATCAATGA
- a CDS encoding ABC transporter substrate-binding protein, with the protein MKRLVMFVFMVSLLGVLSFPVTIEFWHAMSGDRIALIEDIVSDFEEAYPDINVNAQYSGSYPETLNKLVAAVQSGNAPHIVQIYEIGTRLMIDSGVIVPVQDLLDQDDSYDVGVLLEPILNYYKVDGKLYSMPFNSSTALLYYNKTLFEEAGLDPNRPPQTYEELLEYSRILTKKDSNGTTVQYGLTWPTHSWIIEQLMAAADAPLVNNDNGRTARATEAVFNSEAGLKIFELFDQLNEEGLILNTAREDWNAAGQNFVSGRAAMNFFSTSDVKVFQEGLESNGYELGTAFLPVPDISVSGGPVIGGASLWLIAGHPDEETKAAWEFMKFVNREDQQIRWHQGTGYFPVRKDAIQRLHYEEFYAENPNYFTSLLQLLLAKRDFNSAGAIIGVFPETRETIEIAYERMVDGQMTPEEALSWAENQVTELIQEYNEFYQ; encoded by the coding sequence GTGAAAAGGTTGGTTATGTTTGTATTTATGGTTTCTTTGTTAGGTGTTTTGTCTTTTCCTGTTACCATAGAATTTTGGCATGCGATGAGTGGAGACAGGATAGCTTTGATCGAAGATATTGTGAGTGATTTTGAAGAGGCTTATCCAGACATAAATGTAAATGCGCAATATTCAGGAAGTTATCCTGAAACGTTGAATAAGCTTGTTGCAGCGGTACAATCTGGGAACGCACCACACATAGTTCAGATTTACGAAATAGGTACAAGACTGATGATAGACAGCGGAGTTATCGTTCCTGTGCAAGATTTACTTGATCAAGACGATTCTTATGATGTAGGTGTTTTGTTGGAACCAATATTAAATTACTACAAAGTTGATGGAAAGTTGTACTCTATGCCTTTCAATTCATCTACCGCTTTGTTGTATTACAACAAAACACTCTTTGAAGAGGCAGGCTTAGACCCAAATAGACCTCCTCAAACCTACGAAGAACTGTTAGAATACTCCAGAATTTTAACAAAGAAAGACTCAAATGGAACTACTGTTCAATACGGTTTAACTTGGCCCACCCATTCATGGATAATTGAACAACTTATGGCTGCCGCTGATGCACCACTTGTTAACAACGATAACGGAAGAACCGCCAGAGCAACAGAGGCTGTTTTCAATAGTGAAGCAGGTTTAAAAATATTTGAACTGTTTGATCAGTTGAACGAAGAAGGTTTAATTCTTAACACAGCTAGGGAAGATTGGAACGCTGCTGGACAAAATTTTGTCTCAGGCAGAGCAGCTATGAATTTCTTTTCCACATCTGATGTAAAGGTTTTTCAAGAAGGGTTAGAAAGTAATGGCTACGAGTTAGGTACAGCCTTTTTGCCTGTTCCGGATATAAGTGTCAGTGGAGGTCCAGTTATTGGTGGAGCAAGCTTATGGTTGATAGCCGGACACCCAGATGAAGAAACAAAAGCTGCCTGGGAATTTATGAAGTTTGTCAATCGTGAAGATCAACAAATAAGATGGCACCAAGGTACAGGGTATTTCCCAGTAAGAAAAGATGCCATTCAAAGGTTGCACTATGAAGAGTTTTATGCCGAGAACCCAAATTACTTCACTTCGTTGTTACAACTATTGTTAGCTAAAAGAGATTTCAACTCAGCTGGAGCGATTATTGGAGTATTCCCTGAAACCCGAGAGACTATAGAAATAGCATATGAGAGAATGGTTGATGGGCAAATGACACCTGAAGAGGCATTGAGTTGGGCTGAAAACCAAGTGACAGAATTAATCCAAGAATATAACGAATTCTATCAATAA
- a CDS encoding heavy metal translocating P-type ATPase produces MSEVKEKSLEPSNSQEKFAQNNKVSFSVQGMTCATCVKNVERALKKLDGVKYVSVNLATEKAVLISQEAIPMNKIKKAVSDVGYKVSEEIPTEDLIEKRFKESRKDMYISVGITIPLMILMILNMSGLHIPFMLFIELIGGAATIFIPGRKTLKSAWIALSHLHTNMDTLVSLGAISAWATTVLAIIGLDILSFGTIASMLITLNLVGRYIEARMKHSASREIKLLLSMKVDKANVITDQGVVELPIETVKIGDLILVRQGEKIPLDGTIVEGQASINESMISGEPLPVLKGEKDPVVSGTIVESGLLKIKVEKVGEDTFLNQMIKLVEEAQSSKVPIQALADRITLYFIPTVFSLAVLSGMLWFFQYETFQPFLINASNVIPWVLTGAGPLSTAIFSFVATLVIACPCALGLATPMALVAASSVSAKKGLIIKNGEAIQTAKDIDTILMDKTGTLTKGQPSVIEHNLDDETFLIISEIEKNSTHPLAKAIVEYAQEHIKNQNVEIEGIEEITGKGIVGTYKNNEYYIGKPRDAKPYQEFMENAETVIEVSKNEKIVGYIRIADAIKSDAVEAIKKLKEMGMEPIMVTGDNENTARAVAKKVGIDRVFANISPQNKVEIVRKYQIEGKKVGMIGDGINDAAALKSSDMGIAIGNGTDLAIESADVIISQGEISKVIDAIKISEITFKKIKQNLFWAFFYNIIAIPLAMIGILHPAIAEIAMLFSSINVIYNSSRITKKL; encoded by the coding sequence ATGAGTGAAGTCAAAGAAAAATCGTTAGAACCATCAAATTCTCAAGAAAAATTTGCCCAAAATAATAAAGTATCTTTCAGTGTTCAGGGGATGACCTGCGCTACATGTGTAAAAAATGTAGAAAGGGCACTTAAAAAATTAGATGGGGTAAAATATGTCTCTGTCAATTTAGCCACAGAAAAAGCTGTATTAATATCACAAGAAGCTATTCCAATGAATAAAATCAAAAAGGCTGTATCAGACGTTGGATACAAAGTTTCTGAAGAAATACCTACCGAGGATTTGATAGAAAAGAGATTCAAAGAATCTCGAAAAGATATGTATATTTCAGTAGGTATCACGATTCCTCTTATGATTCTTATGATCTTAAATATGAGCGGGTTGCATATTCCTTTTATGCTATTCATTGAATTAATCGGTGGTGCAGCAACAATCTTCATACCAGGTAGAAAAACTTTAAAAAGTGCTTGGATAGCTTTATCTCATCTTCATACCAATATGGATACATTAGTTTCCCTTGGAGCTATTTCCGCTTGGGCGACTACAGTTTTAGCAATTATTGGTTTAGATATCCTTTCTTTTGGAACTATTGCATCTATGCTTATTACCCTGAATCTGGTAGGTAGATACATTGAAGCAAGGATGAAACATAGTGCTTCAAGAGAAATAAAGCTTCTTCTTTCGATGAAAGTTGACAAAGCGAATGTAATTACTGATCAGGGAGTGGTTGAATTACCCATAGAGACAGTCAAAATAGGTGACTTAATACTGGTGAGGCAAGGTGAAAAAATCCCTTTAGATGGTACTATCGTAGAAGGACAAGCTTCCATAAACGAATCTATGATAAGCGGTGAACCACTACCTGTATTAAAAGGCGAGAAGGATCCTGTAGTGAGTGGAACGATAGTCGAATCAGGGCTTTTAAAAATAAAAGTGGAAAAAGTTGGAGAAGACACATTCCTAAATCAAATGATCAAACTTGTAGAAGAAGCTCAATCCTCTAAAGTACCTATTCAAGCTCTGGCTGACAGAATAACCTTGTATTTTATACCGACGGTTTTTTCTTTAGCTGTCTTAAGCGGCATGCTTTGGTTTTTCCAATATGAAACATTCCAACCTTTTTTGATTAACGCTTCAAATGTCATTCCTTGGGTTCTTACAGGAGCTGGACCACTATCTACCGCAATTTTTTCGTTTGTTGCCACTCTTGTTATAGCGTGTCCATGTGCACTTGGCTTAGCAACACCTATGGCCCTTGTGGCTGCAAGTTCTGTATCTGCCAAAAAAGGATTGATAATAAAAAATGGAGAAGCCATCCAAACAGCTAAAGATATAGATACAATTCTCATGGACAAAACTGGAACCTTAACTAAAGGTCAACCTTCAGTTATTGAACATAATTTAGATGATGAAACATTTTTGATCATTTCAGAAATAGAGAAAAATTCTACTCACCCATTGGCTAAGGCGATAGTCGAATATGCACAAGAACATATTAAAAATCAGAACGTCGAAATCGAAGGAATAGAGGAAATAACAGGCAAAGGAATCGTTGGGACATACAAAAACAATGAATACTATATAGGTAAACCACGTGATGCAAAACCCTACCAAGAATTTATGGAAAACGCAGAGACGGTAATAGAAGTAAGCAAAAATGAAAAAATTGTTGGCTACATAAGAATCGCTGATGCGATTAAAAGCGATGCCGTAGAAGCTATAAAAAAATTAAAAGAAATGGGAATGGAACCCATAATGGTAACAGGTGACAACGAAAACACTGCCAGAGCTGTTGCTAAAAAGGTTGGAATTGATAGGGTATTTGCAAATATATCGCCTCAAAATAAAGTAGAAATAGTCAGAAAATATCAGATAGAAGGGAAAAAGGTCGGAATGATAGGCGATGGAATAAACGATGCTGCAGCATTAAAATCATCTGATATGGGTATTGCAATAGGTAACGGGACAGATTTGGCAATAGAATCAGCGGATGTAATAATAAGTCAGGGCGAAATTTCAAAAGTTATAGATGCAATAAAGATATCTGAAATAACCTTTAAAAAAATCAAGCAAAACTTATTCTGGGCTTTCTTCTACAATATTATTGCAATACCTTTGGCAATGATTGGAATCCTTCACCCAGCCATAGCAGAGATTGCCATGTTATTTAGTTCCATAAACGTAATTTACAATTCAAGTCGGATTACAAAAAAACTTTAG